Proteins from one Cydia fagiglandana chromosome 13, ilCydFagi1.1, whole genome shotgun sequence genomic window:
- the LOC134669893 gene encoding putative inorganic phosphate cotransporter, giving the protein MGSLENHENGSDILTYGKVTSEENNTYSDVVEKTVFQMNLYEEPKYIGYGYRHQQTFLLFICLTIAYSMRTCMGVALVAMVNSHDKHNDTVNSNGTINLEANNQMEMGSVGILNGILYNEPYPTFQWDKKHQDYMLAAFTWGYMILQLPAGQLAHRFGTRYLLTGALIINGVVSFCTPWAAYYGNWIFVVILRMVQGLSQSCFVPSIHTAFGKWAPLEERGRLTAFALGGQPLGIVLGLPLTGYIAASSLGWPGIFRFYGLLSVSVGAILWFLGADSPAQHIRISVLERRYIEEALGQTGSEGKKHLKVPWKSLLRCKALYAIVIAHMGQSWGQLTLYTEVPAFMDKVMKVNIKANGLLTALPFFVMWVTNFFYSWFTDMLICKKWLTVTNTRKLANTIGTILPAFGLIALAYVKKEIVVVETILVLTCALKIAAHVGCYVNHLDLAPNFAGTLMSISNFMANAFSSLAPLIAGFILVEDVTSEFLWRKVFFIAAGFYVLSDLVYVIIGSGELQTWNNPQEATMHTDKCEQKPMLQN; this is encoded by the exons ATGGGTAGTTTAGAAAATCACGAAAATGGCTCAGATATATTGACTTATGGTAAAGTAACATCAGAAGAAAATAATACCTATAGTGATGTTGTAGAGAAAACTGTGTTCCAAATGAATTTATACGAAGAACCAAAATATATCG GATATGGCTACCGACATCAGCAGACGTTCCTGTTGTTTATATGTTTGACGATAGCCTACAGCATGAGGACATGCATGGGAGTAGCGCTGGTGGCCATGGTGAACAGCCATGATAAACATAATGATACTGTTAATAGTAACGGAACAATTAATCTTGAAGCCAATAATCAGATGGAGATGGGAAGTGTGGGAATTTTAAATGGAATTTTATATAATGAACCA TACCCAACATTTCAATGGGATAAAAAGCATCAGGACTACATGTTAGCTGCGTTTACGTGGGGTTACATGATTCTTCAGTTACCAGCGGGCCAACTGGCTCATCGGTTTGGCACGAGGTATCTCCTCACCGGCGCGTTGATTATAAATGGAGTGGTATCTTTTTGCACACCATGGGCGGCTTATTAT ggAAATTGGATATTCGTTGTGATTTTGAGGATGGTTCAAGGCCTAAGTCAGTCTTGTTTTGTACCGAGTATCCACACGGCATTCGGAAAATGGGCGCCTTTGGAAGAAAGAGGCAGGTTGACCGCATTCGCATTAgggg GCCAACCATTAGGCATTGTCTTGGGACTACCTTTAACAGGCTACATAGCAGCTTCGTCCCTCGGTTGGCCGGGTATATTCCGGTTCTATGGGCTTCTATCGGTGTCCGTTGGCGCCATACTCTGGTTCCTTGGAGCAGATTCACCGGCCCAACACATTCGAATTTCTGTGCTTGAGAGACGGTATATTGAAGAGGCTTTAGGACAAACTGGGTCCGAAGGAAAG aaaCACCTCAAAGTTCCCTGGAAGAGTTTGCTTCGGTGCAAGGCATTGTATGCTATCGTGATTGCTCACATGGGTCAGTCCTGGGGCCAATTGACGCTCTATACAGAGGTTCCAGCCTTTATGGACAAAGTAATGAAGGTCAATATAAAAGCT AACGGCCTCCTGACAGCGTTGCCTTTCTTCGTGATGTGGGTGACTAACTTCTTTTATAGTTGGTTTACAGACATGCTCATTTGTAAAAAGTGGTTGACCGTCACAAACACTAGAAAATTGGCTAACACGATAG gTACCATCCTTCCCGCTTTTGGACTTATCGCGTTGGCATACGTTAAAAAAGAGATTGTAGTTGTGGAGACTATTCTCGTCCTCACATGCGCTTTGAAGATCGCCGCTCATGTAGGGTGTTAT GTAAATCACCTCGACTTAGCTCCTAACTTCGCTGGCACATTGATGAGTATTAGCAACTTTATGGCTAACGCGTTCTCCTCGTTGGCGCCCCTGATAGCAGGGTTCATACTTGTAGAAGATGTG ACGAGTGAATTTCTCTGGAGAAAGGTATTTTTCATAGCGGCTGGATTTTATGTATTATCAGATTTAGTTTACGTTATCATTGGCTCAGGCGAGCTACAGACGTGGAATAACCCTCAAGAAGCAACAATGCACACAGACAAGTGTGAACAAAAACCAATGctacaaaattaa